TCGCGGTTGCGGACAAATTGACACCCCCCATACGGTAATCGGCAAAGGCCTTGTACGCCAGCGGCACCCAGTCGGCCACGATCTCGCACATCACCTGGGCATAGACGCGGATTTCGTATTGCGCGTGCACGTCGGCCCTGAGCCGCAGGAAGTGGAAGAGGTTGTGCAGGTCGGTCTTCCAGTACCATTGCGTGTAGATGTTGGCGGGCAGGTTCATCCGCGCCAGTTCCCGGGCCAGGCCCTTTTGCCCCTCGGTCGACAGCATCGCCTCGTAATTGTCATAGGCCCGCGCCGCGTCGGTCTTGAGGATGTCCAGCACCCGCGCCGCCTCCTCGCCCTCCAGCAATTCCCCCCGCCCCTGGTTGTTCACCGTCGATTGCGCGGCCAGCGCGTCCGGCGCGGGGATGTAGAATTCGCGGTCGAGGATCGAGTAGCGGGCGGAGTATTCGTTGACGTTGGCGGTGCGGTGGCGAATCCACTGCCGCGCGACGAAGACCGGCAGCTTGACGTGGAATTTGACCTCGCACATCTCGAACGGCGTCGAGTGCCAGTGCCGCATGAGGTAGCGGATCAGCCCCTCGTCATTCGATACCGCCTTGGTGCCGCGCCCGTAACTCACCCGCGCCGCCTGGCAGATCGCCGCGTCGTCGCCCATGTAGTCGATCACCCGGATCAACCCGTGATCCAGCACCTCGTGGGCGGAGTAGAGCCG
This genomic window from Rhodovulum sp. ES.010 contains:
- the thyX gene encoding FAD-dependent thymidylate synthase — encoded protein: MPLTDDQLAEIEAQRGHTEVTHRVVSPGMEARLYSAHEVLDHGLIRVIDYMGDDAAICQAARVSYGRGTKAVSNDEGLIRYLMRHWHSTPFEMCEVKFHVKLPVFVARQWIRHRTANVNEYSARYSILDREFYIPAPDALAAQSTVNNQGRGELLEGEEAARVLDILKTDAARAYDNYEAMLSTEGQKGLARELARMNLPANIYTQWYWKTDLHNLFHFLRLRADVHAQYEIRVYAQVMCEIVADWVPLAYKAFADYRMGGVNLSATAMDCVRRMLRGETVTQENSGMSKGEWREFEGVIGG